TCTCACCATGGTGGCGATGCCGCACTTGAACATTGTGACCAACGTTACAATACTGAACGGAGTAGCTATCCTCTCTGCGCTCCTACAGCTGGTTGCGCAGTGCACTGCCAAGGAAAGGAACTGCTACCTGCTGCCCTCAATCATCGCCTTCATCCTTATTTTACTGGGTTACGTCCTCTTCCTCGTCTCATACATCATGAAGGATCCTTCTAATACCCAGATGTGCATTTGGGTTGGTCTGGCTACTGGTGGGTCCATCTTGGTGTCCTTCAACTGGTGGGAAACCTACCTGAGAGTGATCTGCAAGAGCCGAAGCATCAGCGTCTCTGATGAGGAGTCTGATGAGAATAGGGACATTTCTCACGACGAAGAGTCCagtgacaccagcagcagcaatgcTTCTATGAAACAGTCCAGTAAGAACAACCGCACCACCCGGCTCCAGGATCTGTGTGAGGACCTGACAAAATGCCAGAACACCCTGCACATCATTTCCAGCCTGCTCAGGATCATAGTGACCGCCTGTGTGCTTGGAGCCTATGTCCCTCTGGCCGGAATGGACTGGACAAGCAGTGTGACCTCCATCTCGAGTCGTGAGATAAAGATTATAGCCTCCATCGTTGGGGTGCAGCTGGTCTCCTCGGCTCTCTGCCACTGGTTTGCGGTGGTAGCCTGTAAGATGCACGCCCTGCGGCGGTGCTTCATCCTGCCTCTGTACCTGGCCTCTCTGGCTGTCATGGCTCTGTTTGTCACCCCTGTCATTGTTTACTATGAGGATTCCATAATAAGGCTGAACGGGActgtgagcagcttcacagacTACTGTCATGCAGTTGTTGTCGGGAGAAACCAAAGCCTGAGCGGCAACGTGTTCCAGGATCTAGTTTTGGATGTTACTCACACTCTGTGCTTCATGGACATGTCCAGCATGGCTGGCTTTGGACTACTGACAGGTAACACGCCAGAGCAGCATCACTTACACCTGTGACCATTTAGAGAAGCTTCATCcaggttttcttttcttcaggTTCAGCTGTGTCCTGGTGGATTGGTCTCGTGTTGGCAACCCTCCATGTCTGGCATCTCAATGTGTACCGCATCCAGAGGACCCAAGACCTGTTCAGCAGGAGGCTGTACGAGGGAGCCTTCATCGAGCAGTCTCTGCTGCTCAACACCAGATTTGACATCCAGACCAACAACAAACAGAAGccgtaagtgtgtgtgtgtgtgtggtgcttgtaaggtctttatttgtttttctttggttAATGAATCCAGATTGTATCCTCTCCAGTTGCAGTAAACCTGATCAGGTGATGTTGTATCTGTGTGCGACCATGTGGCATGAGACCTACGACGAGATGATGAACATCATCATCTCAATTTTCAGGTAAGTTACACCTCActcaaaaaaaatcagaccatCCACAGACCCAGATTTTCTCACaccttgtgtctgtgtgtgtttgtttgtgtgtgtgtgctgcaggctgGACAAGTACAAACGACAACATTTTGACTTCGAAGCTCACATCTATTTTGACGATGCGTTCAAAGACATTGATGGGAGTCCAGAACGTGGCCTCAACGAGTATGCTGAGAACCTTTTGAAGGTCTTCGTAGAAGTTTATGGGTaagacacatatttaaatacagaGGCGTACATTTATCAGGCAGTACAACGCACCGACTACACAATCCTCTGCCACCAGCATTTTCCAGAACATCGACAAAACCTTCTTCAGTGAGCAGCAACAGATCCCAGATCAGGAGGTCATAAAGACGCCGTACGGAGGTCGACTTGTCATCACCATGCctaaagagagaaaaatcaTAGTTCACTTCAAAGATAAAGACCTCATCCGCCACAAGAAGAGGTGGTCTCAGGTGGGAAAATGAAAACTGGATTCACTTTTTACAGCAACCTGATTCCactctgtaaacatgttttgtgATTTCTTCAGGTGATGTACCTTTACTATCTGTTGGGCTGGAAGCTCATGAAAGAACATTATGAGTCCTGGATGCTCATGAAAAAAGATGGATCCTGGAATCAGGGAGCTGAGGAGCGGCTCAGAAAGGAGGTCCAGGTGAGGTGAAAGCTGATGCTCATGAACACATGTGATGTTCTGAATGGGACATAAAACGTCTGTGTTACATTTCCTCAGAAAGAGAAGCACAACACCTACCTGCTGGCCTTAGATGGAGACACAGACTTccagcctgctgctgtcatgctgCTCATCGACCGGCTGAAAGTCTACCCTCGCGTTGGTGCAGCATGTGGCAGGATTCACCCCACGGGTTCAGGTTGGCACAATCTAAatagaaacagcagaaaaatgagTGTAGATGGATTTTAATGTCTCTGGGTTTCCTCTGCAGGTCCTGCTGTCTGGTTCCAGAAGTTTGAGTACGCTGTGAGCCACTGGCTGCAGAAGACCGCCGAGCAtgtcttgggctctgtgctctgcagccctgGCTGCTTCAGTCTGTTCAGGGCGGAGGCGCTGATGGACGACAACGTGATGAAGACATATTCCACCACGTCTGTGGAGGCGAGCCACTACATCCAATATGACCAAGGTAACCGACACTGAACATAAAGAATTAAAACCAATTTTTGTCTCTTAATAGTCAGTTCATTAATAATGTGGTTGTGGCAGTCTCTGCCTGGGCTTCATATCTCAGTCTCAAAGCTTGCTGCTTGCTAATCAGGCGATGAATAATATTGTTCCCCTTCCACCTACAGGTGAGGACCGCTGGCTGTGCACTCTGCTGCTGAAGCAGGGGTGGAGAGTGGAGTACAATGCCGCGTCTGACGCCTACACCAACGCGCCGCAGGACTTCAAAGAGCTCTACAACCAGGTGGGTGCAGGAGGCATCAGTCAGCTTATGACACACCCACAAACATCTGCCTTGAGAGTCACACTGATGTTCATGTGTAACCTCCAGCGCCGGCGTTGGGGGCCGTCCACAATGGCCAATGTGGTGGATCTGCTGGGCTCCTCCAACATTATTTCCCATAAGAACACATCCATGTCCAAACCTTTCATGTTCTACCAGCTCTTTGCCATCGTCTCATCCATCCTGGGCCCAGCCACCATCTGCCTTTTGGTTGCCGGTCAGTATTTTGTGCTCACTGTGAATGACTCCTTGTTTCTGAGCAACATGTAAACTTCGGTATGTCCTGCAGGTGGTTTGTCCTTCGTCTCTGGGCTGCGCTCTGTGGACGCTCTGGTCATATCCGTGATCCCTCCTGCCATCTACCTGGGCCTTTGCTTCAAGCTGAAGGCTGACACTCAGATCACTATTGCAGCAGTCATGAGCATCTTTTATGCATGTCTCATGTTGGTGGTGACGATGTCAATCATCAGTAAGTCATGTTCCAGCAGCTAGAACCATCTGTCTGGCTTATGTTCCGGCCTGCTCACACCTTTATCTTCCCTCAGGCTCGATGGTGAAGGACGGGACCATCCTGACACCCAGCAGCATGTTCGTCGTCGCCATGGCCCTCATTTACATAATCACTGCCATAATGCATCCTCAGGAATTTTCTCTAGTGTTCCACGGCTTTCTCTACATCATCTGCATCCCCAGCGCCTACCTCCTGCTCACAATTTACTCCATGGTCAACATGAACAACGTCTCCTGGGGAACCAGGGAGACGACACCTACTGCTGGGGCTGCTGCACCCACCCCGAAAACATCTTCACCCACAGGTAGGCTTTGTGTCCTCTagctctgcagctgtttgagcTGATTGAACTGAGATTTTTTTTGGtctcacacagctgagagtACTGTCCGACGGCTCCTGTCGTGGGTCAAATGCTGTAAAAAGTCCTGCCAAAGGTCTCAGTATGAACAGCTCAGCCAGGAAGACAGGATTCCAGAGCCTGCACAGCCTGAACCTCAACCCCTAAACACCATTGTAGATGACACAATGATCCAAGAGGCAGAGCAGGGGTAAGGTCTAAAGACTCAAAAATACCATGTGTCAGTCACACAAAGCCTGAATGATGTTATAAAGTTTaattctgtttctctttcaggcAGGTGGAGCCCTGTTTTACAGGTACGTCCACTAAAGTctgcaaaaacatgcaaacaaatgtGCTGTCATCTCATGTCTTCCTGTCTTTTTCTGTAGGTTGGGTCTCACAGTTACAGAAAATCAGCTCTGACATGCAACTACAGGAGGGATCACTGGACCAGGTGTGTATTGAACATCTGCCTTTGATGTTCACGGTGCTGATATGTAGGATGCAATGATGTCATGCTCCTctccctgcaggaggaggagacgttCTGGAAGGAGCTACAGGAGAAGTACCTGCAGCCTCTGCCCAAcgacaaagagagacagagaaaggtCGCCAACGAACTGCGAGAGCTGAGAAACAAGGTGTGTGGCGATCCAAGCTTCCTCTAACAGCAAGCCTGTGCAGATAGGttaacctcctcctctcctgctgccaCACAGATCAACTtcgccttcttcttctgcaacGCTCTGTGGCTGGTGGTGACCTTCTTCCTCCAGATCTCCAACCTGTACATCGAGCTCCCAAAGGTCAACTCCACACTTGGGGTCAACGGAGAGATGAACAAGATCGAACCCATCGGCTTCATGTTCATTCTGGGGTTTGCTCTGTCGGTCCTGCTCCAGTTCTTGGCCATGTTTTACCACAGGTAACGTCGAATGACTTCTATTTCCCTCTACAgtcttccagtgtgtgttttaaatgtaacattcctgtcctcctccatccagAATCTACACCCTCATTCATTATGTGGCCTTTGTGGACACTGAGACCAAAGACCAGAAGAATTAAATGGTAATTACAACAAGGGATACAGCACATTAAAGGTTTACTCCATTTCTAATCTTTATCGTATTATAGTGTAGTAACACCTCTTCTGTCTCCTCCCAGCAGGACTCTGACCCACAGGGAGTCACCGTGCACTGAAAGTCTCCACAACCAGCACAGAACTGTCTACACAACCAAAGAACCTTTTAGCACTTTGCACCATGTTTGTGTGATGCTCATGtcttatttatatttttacaaatTTTTAGCCAAGAGCaacatatttattttgaaagtatttTATTGAATGGATGAGTTTACTGAACTGAATATTTgaatttatgtgtgttttatgccGAAGGCCACCTAATTACTTCACTATCAGAAATCAGGGAGAATTCTTAATGTTTGTACGTCTCTACACTCAGGTTTCACACCTTAAGAAGTAAAAGAAAGACATGGCAGGGAAGGAAATTAGTAATTGAATTAACAGATAAAGTTGAATAAGCTTAAATCTGAATGATTACCTCTGCTTTTTAGCTAACAGTAGTTATAGTAGTTATATACACATGCTTTGATAACAATGAGCATTTAAACACAGACCAACTGGGTTTGTGTTGCATCCACCAACTTGAAGGGGGTTTATGACCtacactgcagccagccacaagGGGGCGATACAAATATTTTGGTCTCACTGATCAGAAGCTGTCGCCCacctttatatacagtctatgaagGAGGACATTAGAACTCAGACCACATGTGCAATAATTTCtagtcattttctttttatgacatactgaaaataaatatattttttaaacaaattgtCTGTTTTTTGGCCTCTTTGACGGTACAGAGGTTCTCTCCAGCTGTGACCCTTTGTGTCTGTAGAAATGAGCTGTGAAAGCCCAGCCTTGCTGCTTCATGCACAGGTGGcatggtctggtctggtctggtcttttctggtctggtctggtcttttctggtctggtctggtctttTCTGGTCTTTTCTGGTCTtttctggtctggtctggtctggtctgagTATGTGCAATCAAAAAACCGAAACTTATACCAAAGAGATGACCGTTTAATCTCACAGAAAAAATGTCActttcatgttttattgctttgCCTTAAATTAtggctgtaacactgtgagggacagtcacacagaaaaaaaaacctttaattCCTCAAGAACACcaatcaaagccacaaaaacaagacccaccaagaacagcaagaaggacaacaaccgagGCTACAGAAACTGGTTCATTCTAGGggcaaaactcccagggagaatcagcaatgtgatatatgcagacCAGTACAGTGAGGGGTGCTCTGATcggtacattggagaaactaaacaaccactccacagaagaatggctcacctcctcaggacaagactcagccattcacctccacctcaaagagaaaggacactcctttgaggacaacaatgttcacatctttGACAGAGAGCTGCCTTGCCTTGCAGATGCTTTGCTTCTATCGTCTTACCTTGAAATTAAATGTACGACGTGAGTGATGAACAGATACTGTGATCTACATGATCACAGTATCTGTTCATCACTCATGTCATCACTCACGTCAAGTCTTTACAAATGATCAATGTTTCCAAACCTTTTATTAAAGTTAACATAAAGAGATTGAGTTAAAgtctcagcctcctcctctgttggtagtctttctgtgtgtgtgtgtatgtgtaaaatcTCTCATTTTTAGAGTCATTAAAAATCTGAGGTTACGTCTCCCAACCCAGAGAAGGTACCCACACATCTGTGTACATATGGATGTCTCCCAGCCCACCAAAAGTATACCACATAGGCTAATCCATATACTCTGCACAGATGGATGGGCTTCTTCCTGGTTCTGTACCAGGAAGAAGAGTTTTATTTATGAATCAGATATTATTTGATTTTTCTGCCTTTGTTATCTTTGATCAGTCATGCCTCACCGGAACTTGGTGTCAAATAGAAAAAGCTTTGGTGCATTTCTGTATAATTTGTGCAGTGTGTGATTAGACATATCTCTGTCTGATCCAGTCCCAGTTtggagtaaaataaataaaaaaaagaaagagtttGACCTGAGGAATGATTTTATGCATAAAAAAAGGAATCAAAACGTAACCATTCAGGGTCCCACATAGTCAAATAAGTCCAGGGTGCGGACCCTTCTTGGGTCCGGGAGGAACACCAGAGACAGTCCTCAAATCCACTTTGGGTTTTGCAGTGTGCTGGGACCTTGGAGTGGTCTATCAGGAAGATTGGCTGACACCTGTTCACCTGTTGGTTGCACTATATATAGACCTGTGCCTGAGCTGTCAGAGGCTTGCCTTCCTTTTCTTCAGGATTTTGTGAGATTTGGTTTggttttgatttattttccactcatgcagttcacacacacacaacacgatACTACACACACTACTGATTTACTGACCTATTTACTAATTTTTCTCAAGATCTTTAAGTTTTCTTTGAGtttgtttgattacattttCTTAATTAGATACAGTCTTGTGTGGTCTTCATTTTTGTCTGTCCTATGAGCCAGGTTGTGACAAAATGGGGACTTGTCCAGTTCTGGCCCTGGAAGACCTTTGTCTTTGGGTTCCAGTTCCATAATAAGGGCAAAAAAGATGTCACTGCGGATGCACGTGCACCTTGCCcataaaggctgttccatactccacgagaacagagaactcgctccacaggtggtaagagtaaaaaaaaacgttagtttcggcacggaggtaccatactctgcaagacgtgtgtgtgcagaactcctcatacggccctcctacgcagccgcgtcacacacaaaaggttgacaatgcagttgtgttgtaaattgtgagcacagtcatggttacctggcctaacaagctgataatgttcagggaagagggcgcacagcaatCACATCAAACGAATGTGATGTCATctcatgtcttcctgtctgtttctgtagGTTGGGTCTCACAGTTACAGAAAATCAGCTCTGACATGCAACTATAGGAGGGATCACTGGACCAGGtgtgtattttttgttatttaaatctTTATTAAGTTTTAAGAAACATATATACAAATGAACATAGGGTCACAATACAACAATTAGGTTTTGTTTGTGGTGTAGACTATCTCTGACATGCCATAtaacactaaaaataaaagtaaacaatCAAAGCAGATTTCACATAAAAAGAAATCCACATCCTTTAAATCCAGTCCATTAAGTAAAGTGCAAGAGAATGCTGCGTTTAGCCTCTAATTCCAGTGTATCAGGTGTTGTGTATTTCCAAAAATGTTCCCAAGGACATGTCCTTTCCTCCATGTTGTCCTTTAGGCTGTAACAACCTGCAACTACTTTCTAAGGAGAGGCGCCACAACACACCACATAGGTCGCAGGCGGATTGCTGCATAAATTACCCCCATGTCCCTACAAGCTCAGTGCCTGCAAAACCCCACTGTCTccccacaaataaaaaaaacagaaatgcaaacatagGCGAGTTATCAGTGCAACTGTAATATAAttcaatgaaaacaacaaacaacagaaataaatgtaaatgtcaatgtcagttttatttatataacacatttataagggcatcGCCCACCAAGGaaaaaatcaaactaataaaatacataaaagagatgAGGtgcaataaaatataataaaaacaaagatacaatcatgaaacataaaatcccCAGGATCTGCAAATACTTaggcaaaggccaaggtgaacaagtgagtcttaagtagagatttaaaaTGTTGAGGCCATTTGCCGACGgcacagctagaggcagagcattccacagagtgggagccatgACTGAGAAGGCCTggtcacctctagtttttaaaagaggtgacctccagagccatttggttagcagacctaagagctctggagggccaATGCACTACCAGGAGGTCTAATAAATAATCCAGGGCCAGCAcatgcaagcacttaaaaactaatcaaagaatcttaaaatcaattctgtgcttcaccggtagccagtgaagtgaggaaagcactggCGTGATGTCCTTGCGCTTTTCTGTCCGAGTGAGAAGGCGAGCCActgcgttttggaccagctgcagatgataaagctctgactgtccaattccaatgtACAGGGAGTTACAGTAGGAAGATCCAGGAGTAGGTTAACGGCCTTTAGTAAAGAAAAACTACCACAAGGGTGAAAACTTTTAGTCCataaaacaaaactaccacaaGGGCAAAACAAAGGTCCAGGTTCAGAGCGAGGATCAGCTGGGTGGTGTGGCTGGCGGCCTAACAAggaaaacaaggtaagtcaatGAGAACTAGGAATCAGACAAGGTACAAGGCTGGTTGCTTACGACTTGAGGTACATAAAGAACTGGTACtgaagtcagagagagagatccgCCCGGAAAGAGAGGATTGGACAAGGTAGGTAGGATCAGCCACAGCTCTGCCCAGCAGATCTCGCGTATCTGAAGGTAAGGAACAGGAGACGAGCAgggcaaaacaaaacagaaaagaaccACCATTCCACCTTATCAAAGGCCTTTTCGGCATCTAGGGAGATGGCAGGTATAGGAACCTGGTATATTTAGACTGAGCAAGCCACATTAGATGCATTAATTTCTTCATGTGGTCTGTGGAAGATCTATTCTTCATAATGCCTGCCTGGTCTCCATGTATGGACCAGGTGTGTATTGATCATCTGCCTCTGCTGTTCACGGTGCTGATATGTAGGATGCAATGATGTCATGCTCCTctccctgcaggaggaggagacgttCTGGAAGGAGCTACAGGAGAAGTACCTGCAGCCTCTGCCCAACgacaaagagagacaaaaaaaggtcGCCAACGAACTGCGAGAGCTGAGAAACAAGGTGTGTGGCGATCCAAGCTTCCTCTAACAGCAAGCCTGTGCAGATAGGttaacctcctcctctcctgctgccaCACAGATCAACTtcgccttcttcttctgcaatGCTCTGTGGCTGGTGGTGACCTTCTTCCTCCAGATCTCCAACCTGTACATCGAGCTCCCAAAGGTCAACTCCACACTTGGGGTCAACGGAGAGATGAACAAGATCGAACCCATCGGCTTCATGTTCATTCTGGGGTTTGCTCTATCGGTCCTGGTCCAGTTCTTGGCCATGTTTTACCACAGGTAACGTCGAATGACTTCTATTTCCCTCTACAgtcttccagtgtgtgttttaaatgtaacattcctgtcctcctccatccagAATCTACACCCTCATTCATTATGTGGCCTTTGTGGACACTGAGACCAAAGACCAGAAGAAACAAATGGTAATTACAACAAGGGATACAGCACATTAAAGGTTTACTCCATTTCTAATCTTtattatatctatatatctttAATCGATATTTAATACCcgtgggattaataaagtatttcttaAGAAGTAAAAGAAAGACATGGCAGGGAAGGAAAATGAAATGCAGCTTCTTTAATAATTTAAACAGATAAAATTGAATGATTACCTCTGCTTTTTAGCTAACAATGTGTAGTTATATACACATGCTTTTATACCATGAGCGATTAAACACAGACCAGCTGGGTTTGTGTTGCATCCACTAACATGAAGAAAGACCtacactgcagccagccaccagggggcctCACTGATCATGTCGCCCACCTTTATATAAAGTCTATGAAGGACACTAAAACTACAATGACTTataatcattttcattttatgacatactgaaaataaatatattttttaagataaattgtctgtttttgttctacATATTATGCATAACAGGAAAGAACAGGCCTGTTCTATAGTTCTCTCCAGCTGTGACCCTTTATGTCTGTAGAAATGAGCTGTGACAGCCCAGCCTGTAATCTGCTGCTTCATGCACAGGTGGCAGTGTGAGCATGTGCAATCAAAGAACCGAAACTTATGCCAAAGAGATGACCTTCAAAtctcacacagaaaaaatggcactttcatgttttattgctttttctTTGCCATGATTGTAAACACTATGTGGAACAGtcacacagaaaataagctTTTACTTCCTCAAGGCACTTTGTCTTCatgattatttatttgtatttacaggTCATAGGATTttgaatataacaacaacatgacagtttgtgtgtcactgcagtTTGAGATACACCGCCTCATTGCACAGACAGTTGTCCTGGTGATGTGTAAGTGATCTGTGTCTTACGAGTGGGTCGCTAAGGGTCGCTGTGAGCTTTCCTGGCTTCATTTTATTGTTCGTActataaatgaaaaacaaaacaaaatac
This region of Parambassis ranga chromosome 2, fParRan2.1, whole genome shotgun sequence genomic DNA includes:
- the LOC114445059 gene encoding LOW QUALITY PROTEIN: chitin synthase-like (The sequence of the model RefSeq protein was modified relative to this genomic sequence to represent the inferred CDS: substituted 2 bases at 2 genomic stop codons); this encodes MEDRQLPKRLWDTCRQVPIIEDEQTPWKLIKLLKAFTLFTVALLVFGLALCSKTSFLLLITLSNDATKTLPAEHKPLALLCIGCSLVTSSVFLFLKSVWKACYKSSKLPRKTTAALVVFFEFLVAAGAAILTMVAMPHLNIVTNVTILNGVAILSALLQLVAQCTAKERNCYLLPSIIAFILILLGYVLFLVSYIMKDPSNTQMCIWVGLATGGSILVSFNWWETYLRVICKSRSISVSDEESDENRDISHDEESSDTSSSNASMKQSSKNNRTTRLQDLCEDLTKCQNTLHIISSLLRIIVTACVLGAYVPLAGMDWTSSVTSISSREIKIIASIVGVQLVSSALCHWFAVVACKMHALRRCFILPLYLASLAVMALFVTPVIVYYEDSIIRLNGTVSSFTDYCHAVVVGRNQSLSGNVFQDLVLDVTHTLCFMDMSSMAGFGLLTGSAVSWWIGLVLATLHVWHLNVYRIQRTQDLFSRRLYEGAFIEQSLLLNTRFDIQTNNKQKPCSKPDQVMLYLCATMWHETYDEMMNIIISIFRLDKYKRQHFDFEAHIYFDDAFKDIDGSPERGLNEYAENLLKVFVEVYGIFQNIDKTFFSEQQQIPDQEVIKTPYGGRLVITMPKERKIIVHFKDKDLIRHKKRWSQVMYLYYLLGWKLMKEHYESWMLMKKDGSWNQGAEERLRKEVQVRXKLMLMNTCDVLNGTXNVCVTFPQKEKHNTYLLALDGDTDFQPAAVMLLIDRLKVYPRVGAACGRIHPTGSGPAVWFQKFEYAVSHWLQKTAEHVLGSVLCSPGCFSLFRAEALMDDNVMKTYSTTSVEASHYIQYDQGEDRWLCTLLLKQGWRVEYNAASDAYTNAPQDFKELYNQRRRWGPSTMANVVDLLGSSNIISHKNTSMSKPFMFYQLFAIVSSILGPATICLLVAGGLSFVSGLRSVDALVISVIPPAIYLGLCFKLKADTQITIAAVMSIFYACLMLVVTMSIISSMVKDGTILTPSSMFVVAMALIYIITAIMHPQEFSLVFHGFLYIICIPSAYLLLTIYSMVNMNNVSWGTRETTPTAGAAAPTPKTSSPTAESTVRRLLSWVKCCKKSCQRSQYEQLSQEDRIPEPAQPEPQPLNTIVDDTMIQEAEQGQVEPCFTGWVSQLQKISSDMQLQEGSLDQEEETFWKELQEKYLQPLPNDKERQRKVANELRELRNKINFAFFFCNALWLVVTFFLQISNLYIELPKVNSTLGVNGEMNKIEPIGFMFILGFALSVLLQFLAMFYHRLGLTEEETFWKELQEKYLQPLPNDKERQKKVANELRELRNKINFAFFFCNALWLVVTFFLQISNLYIELPKVNSTLGVNGEMNKIEPIGFMFILGFALSVLVQFLAMFYHRIYTLIHYVAFVDTETKDQKKQMVITTRDTAH